The nucleotide window CCGTGATAACCTTGATGAAGGACATATTTTCAGATTTCCCATCGGTTAGTGTCCGTCATAACCTAGATGACGGACATTTTTTCATATTTCAAATCAATTTCTGTACGTCATAGCATGGATGACTGACAGTTTAACCGAGACAACTGATAAAATAACCCTCTAACCTTTGATTTCATAGAATTATCACAAATTAGAGATATAATATTATGAGATACTTGTGAGAGAAAGGGAGTAAATTATGAAGTGGATTTATTTAATTGCCGCAACGACTTTCACTGTTTTGTTATCTGCCTGTACTTTTGAATCTTTTGAGCCTGTACAAAAAGATTCTTCTATTATATCGACGATAAATATCAAGGAAATGACAATTTCATTCTATGACATGGATAAGGAAGAGAAATTACCTGACTGGAATGTTGACCGCCCGTATATTGGAGGACTTATCCTTCCAGATAAGGATACGATATTGCTTTACGGAAAGGCTTTGGATACTGCAGATTTATATTCGTTAAGCAAAGGGAAGAAAATGGAGTCATGGAAAACTGGAGAGGGAATCGTAAACGCACTGCTAGTCGGAGAGGGCTCCCAAATAGCTTTTGCAGATCAGGAAAGGGATAGTGTTCGCTTTTTTGATATTGATGGAACGGAAGAGGACGAAGTGAAAGTGGAAAAAGAGCCCTTGACACTGCTTGAGGCTGAGAATAAACTCTATGCAATCAGTTATAATCAGGAAATGCTGAGCATAGTTGATTTAGAAAATAAAGAGCGGCTTCCAGGGTTTGAAATCCATCCTGCAGCAGCCGGAGCGTTAATGGGCAGGGAGAAAGATGAGTTATGGATTGGCGGGCACGGAAAAGGATCTGAAGTTGAAGAGCTGATTCACATATATGACCTTAAAGATGGACGTTTAATAAAGGAAATTTCAGCGCCTGTAATGCCCGTGGATTTCACAAAAAATGACGACGATATATTCGTACTTAGCCACGGATCGAATATGCTCTATAAATTGGCAAAGGATGGAACAAAGAAGGGATCCCTAAAGGTGGGGGCGAATCCGTTCGAAATTGATTTCTTCACAGATAAGCTTATTGTTGCTGGGTATGACAGTAACGAATTATATATAATTGACCCGGAAAGTTTAACCATCGAAAAAACACTTCAAGTTGGTAACGGACCATTTCAAATCGTAACGAGGGAGAGATAATCGAATGAATCCCATAAATGTATTGATTATAGATGACGAAGAGGATATGCGCAATCTTGTTCAAATGTATCTGGAGAATTCCGGTTTCAAATGTGTCCAGGCGGCTGAAGGAGTTGAAGGGTTGAGAAAACTTCAAGAACAAGATTTTGATCTTGTAATTCTTGATATTATGATGCCTTTTGAAGATGGCTTTGCTGTTTGCGGGAAGATCCGTGCCTTTTCACAAGTGCCAATCATCTTTTTATCTGCTAAAGGAGAAGAATGGGATAAGGTGAGAGGCCTCCAGCTGGGAGGGGATGATTATATAGTCAAGCCTTTCAGTCCGGGTGAACTTGTAGCAAGAATCAATGCTTTATTAAGAAGGACATCTATTGTCAAAAATGATGAAGATACAGTGACTCTAGGAAAAATCTATATCGACAAAAAGGGCAGAAGGGTCAGTGTTGAAGGAGAAATTATCCCGCTTACCCTCAAGGAGTTTGAGTTGCTTGTTTTTTTTGTTAAGCACCAGGGACAGGCCCTTAGCAGGGAGCAGCTTCTTGAATTTGTTTGGGGGGATGGACTACCATGGCAGCCTGAGGACAGTGGACACCCACATCAAGACGTTGAGGATGAAGCTGGGGACTGGAGACTATATACAAACAATTTGGGGTGTAGGGTATAAATTTGAGGTGCCGGCAACATGATTTCTTTTTCTGACAGCCTGTTTAAAAAACTTTGGCTGACGGTTACGGCTACAATTTTTGTCACCGTATTGTATTCATTCTTTTTATCTTATCTTTTCTATGAAAAATTATATGTCGATATAGTTGAAGAATCCCTATTAGAAGAAGGAAACCGTCTTGCCAGCGACTATACAGGAGGTCCATTGACTCATGAAATGAAGCAGCGGGTGGAGTGGTATAATGAAAAATCGGAGTCTGAGGTTTTTCTTGTCAGTAACCCGAAAGAGTTAAGCGCCTGCCTTCCATATTCAATTGATTATGAAACTTTGATTGGGAAGGAAGAGCGAGAACTGCTTTTAAAAGGCGAACCAGTCATGAAATCAGGTTTTGAGGAGAGATTCGGCAGGAAGATTCTTGCTGTGGCCATTCCACTTCTTGATAATAATCGGCTTGAAGGAATTATTTATTTGTATGTTCCCCTCGCTAAAATCTCTGAATTAACCGTTGATTTTTCTTTTTTATGGCTGATTGGCGGTGTATTATTCATAGTTATTGCTGCCTTCCTGGGTTTTAAAATGCTTCACAGGCTAACAAGACCGCTTGCTGCAATGAAAGAGGCAGCCGATAGAGTATCTGGAGGAGATTATTCAGCAAGGGTCAATATTCAGTCAGACGACGAAATCGGTCAGCTTGCAAAAGCCTTCAACCACATGTCAGAGTCTGTGCAGAAAGAGGATGAGAAAAAGAGGGAATTTCTCGCCGATGTTTCTCATGAACTCAGGACACCGATCAGCTATATCAAAGGTTATAGTGAAGCTTTGGAAACTGGTGTGATAAAAGAGACGGCTGAAAAGAATAAATATTTAAAGCTTATCAACAGGGAATCTGGCAGGATGGTAAAGCTTGTTGAGGATTTACTTGATTTATCGAGACTGGACGCGGATGAATACCGCTTAATCAAAAATCCTTTTCCGTTAGCACAGCTTATGGAGGATTTTATAATCAAGTATGGTCCAGCCTTAAAAGAAAAAAATATCAGCTTAACACTTGATCTTGATCCAGATGTCATCATTTACGGAGATGAAGGACGACTTGAACAAATCTTCCAGAACATCATCGACAATGCAATACGCTATACAGGAAGTGGTGGCACCATTTCGATCAACCTTACTAAGCATGTGTATGGCTGTAAAGTTGAAATTGAAGACTCTGGAACAGGAATACCAGAGGAGGATATCAACAAGCTGACTGAACGTTTTTATAGAGTGAATAAGGCGAGATCAAGGGCAGACGGTGGTACTGGCCTTGGTCTGGCAATTGTAGATAAATTAATAAAGCTGCATGATGGTAAAATGGAAATAGCAAGTGAGCTAGGAAAAGGAACGACCATCTATCTCTATTTTCCGGCAGTGGAATTATAGTGATTATAGTGATGGATAACAAAGGTTAATGGTCTTGACGTAATTGAGATCCACGATAACACATTATTATTTAAGGAGTAATTGAAATGAAACGTTTGTTGGTTTTATTAATGGCAGTATTGCTAAGTTTGTTAGCGGCTGCTTGTGCAAAACAGGAAATAGAAGAAGAACCGCAATTTTTGGAAGTTGAGCTTACTGCAAATCCTGAAAAAGCTCAATTAAATGAAGAAGTTACTTTCGAGGCTAAAGTTACTTATGGAACAGAAGAAGTTAAGGATGCCGACGAAGTGAAATTCGAAATCTGGCGTTCTAAAGCGGAGGAACATGAAAAGATTGTGGTTGAACATGATGAAAACGGGATTTATCGCTTGAAAAAATCCTTTAATGAAGAAGGGACCTACTATATCATGTCGCACGTAACTGCACGAAGGATGCATAACATGCCAAAGATTGAATTTGTGGTTGGGAGTCCAAGTGAGCCAGAAGAAGCAGGGGATTCCTCTGAAATGGATATGGATATGAATGAACATGATACAGAGGCTAATGAAGAGGAAGGACATTAAGAGAAAGCGGCGATAGCCGCTTTTTTTGTTTCTTAGTAAATTATAAAATTATTTAATTGTGGATAACTACATGTAGTATTCTTAATCCAGCTCCAGCGCCTAGCACCTCGAGTCGCTTGTCTAGCTACGGCTCCCTAACTCCTCGAGACGCTTCGGTCCTGCCAATGAAGTCAAAGGACGACTTCACTGGCAGGCCCTCCAGCGCTTGTCGGAGTTGGGCAGTCGCCTCCGCTTTTCGAATTGTCTAGTTTTGCCTCCTAGAACCTCCGAAACTTCAACTCCGCCGGCAGAAGCAAAAAGCGCTTCTTTGTCAGAGTCTCCAGTTTTTGCGTTACTGGAAAGTCGGCTTTACATTTCTATTTCGGTCCGCTCATGTGAAGTCAAAGAACGACTTCAATGGTCGGCCCTCCAGCGCTTGTCGGAGCTGAACGAGGCGCTTGCGCTTTTTGTTCTTGATGCTCTTGCAAATGGCTGTTCTATAAATTCGATGGTTGCCGTGTAACATACTTTAATGATTGTCATACTACCGAAAAAAATGTCATAGAATACGGCTCTGAAAAAAGCTGTCAATATGAAATTCATTCCTCTTCTTGGCTTAGCTGGGTTTTCTTAATAAACAAGGAAAATCCTGAAATTTATACAGAACTTATGAATTATCCATCAAATCCTTTTAATCATTGAAGTTTTATATAATCATGGAATTAGCCTGCAGAAAAAATTTTAGCAGAATAATAGTTTTTACAATTTGCACCAGGTTTATTACAAAAAAACCGTGATATGATTAGTTTGCAAGAGAGAGAGACAAATTAAATTTTCGGGAGGTATTCGGGAATGAACAAAAAAATGATTCTTACAGCTTTTGCTGCAGCTGCCTTATTTGCAGCAAATCCTGCCATGGATAAAGCAGATGCATCAACTATACAGTCAAAGGTTTACTACTATCAAAGTGGAAATGTAAGCAATGAACAAATTAATTCTATCTTACAAAAGTATTTTAAGAACTACCAATTCTCATGGAAACAATCACAGCCAACTAATACGAATGTACAGGAGCCTGTTGAAAAAACAGCACTGACACCTGTACAAGAACCTGTAAAAGCACCATCACCATCACCATCACCAACTCCGACACCAGCACCGGAGCAAGCTAAAGCACCCGCTCAAGAGCCTGCTGCAGCACCAGTTTCTTCAGCAGTAAGTGCTTACGAACAAAAAGTGGTAGAGTTGACAAATCAGGAGAGAGCAAAAAATGGTTTAAAACCACTTGCACTTGATACTGAATTAAGCAAAGTAGCTAGGGAAAAATCCCGCGATATGCAAAGCAAAGGCTATTTCAGTCACACTAGCCCAACTTACGGCTCACCTTTCGATATGATGAAAAAGTTTGGAATCACATACCGTTCAGCTGGTGAAAACATTGCAATGGGTCAACGTACACCAGAGGAAGTAGTGCAAGCTTGGATGAATAGTTCCGGCCACCGTGCAAATATCTTAAACTCAAGCTATACACATATCGGTGTAGGCCATGTAGCAACAGGCAACTACTGGACTCAAATGTTCATTGGAAAATAATAAACTTAAAAAGAGCAGCCATCAGGCTGTTCTTTTTTGGGATTCTTTTCATAAAATTCATGGAGGTTATTGTGATATGTCGATTTCGGCAAATTGCATATCCACGATTTTAATAAGCCTTAATTCAAGTACTCCATCCCTATAATTTGCTGCTGCTCCCTTCCGCTTAACAGTTGCTGGCAATACTAATGTGTGTTTATCTGATATATCAGGAATGTGTTCAATGATTACCTGATTGGAAGTATAAAAAAGCTTCATTTGTTTAAGCATGGCTTCCTCTTTTAGCGGTATCCTGAGAAAAACAAAATCATGAGTTTCAAACATTTCCGCTCCTAATCCGGTAGTTGGTTTGACTGGATCGGGTGCATGTTGCTGCTGCATCCCTTTAAGCCATTCTTCAGGTTTTAACATCCCAGACATATTTGGCTGAAGCATTTTGCCCATCATTTGCTGGACATAATTTTCAACTTCATCTGGTTTCATCTCCAAGAACTTCTTCTGTGTATTTCGGTCGAACGGCAATAGATTCCATGGAAACAATTATATCCCGCCTTTCAAGCAGCCCATCTTCGATATGGATATTATATGCAGACATCAGCCCAGCTGTTAAAGTCAAATTGTTCCCAGTATATGAAGGCTAAAAGTTGCAAAACAAGTTGCTTCTTTTTAGTATAGTGGTAAGTAATCTTATGTGGATGAGGGGTACAGGTTGTGGAAAATAAGACGGCTTTGATTACCGGAGGTGCCACCGGATTAGGAAGACGAACAGCACTGCAGCTTGCTGCCGAAGGTATAAACGTAATAATCAATTATCGGAACAGCAAATTACAGGCTGAACAGCTTGCGGCGGAACTATCCGAAGTGTTCAACACAAAAAATATTTGTGTCCAGGGGGATATAACAAATTATGAAGATTGTGAAAAAATTGTTTCCCAGGCGTTGAAGGAATTCACTGCAATTGATATTGTCATTCATAATGCAGGACCATATATTTCCGATAGAAAGAAAATGGCCGATTATCAGATACATGAATGGACTTACTTGATTAACGGCAATTTAAACGCCGTTTTCTATTTATCAAGTTTGCTGATACCTTCTATGAGAAAAAGGAAGTGGGGGAGGATCATTACGGTTGGTTTCGACAGGGTGGAGTCCGCTCCTGGGTGGATTTACAGGTCTGCTTTTGCCGCAGCTAAGTCAGGATTGGCTTCATTGACAAAAACACTTGCGCTGGAAGAGGCGGAAAACGGGATCACAGCCAATATGGTTTGCCCTGGTGACATCACAGGCGAATGGAAAGAAAGAGCAATCAGCGAATCCATAAATGCCAGGGACTCTTCCGTACCCGTAGGCAGACCTGGTACAGGGGAAGATATCTCAAGGGTTATCAGCTTTCTTGCAAATGATGATTCCAGCTTTATTACCGGAAGTGTTATCCCAATTACCGGCGGCAAAGATGTGCTGGGGAAAGCTCTGCGAGAAAACCTTTAGAATGCCCCACAAAAAACGCCATTTGGCGTTTTTTTTAAGAGATAAGAAAGTATAAATTTCACTTTGAGAAATGGCCAGCTCCAGCGCCTAGCCCCTCGAGTCGCTTCGGTCCGCTCAGGTGAAGTCAAAGAACGACTTCACCGGTCGGCCCTCCAGCGCTTGTCGGGGCTGACCATGGCGCTTGCGCTTTTCTAATGATCAGTGTGTTGGGAATGACCGTTTATGAAAAACTAATTGAATAACGAGAAGAAGGTTGGGAAAACTAATGACAATTAACAGTCAAATCGAAGTGAATTATCTAATAATTATTAGTATTTAGTTTAATTCTGCGGGGTGATGGAAATGGGAATAGGGTTTAGCATGAATAGGATTAATCCTAATCAGACGCAGGTTTTCTTTGAGGATGGTCGATACGAAACATTGACAGATGCTGAACTTGAAGCATTCTTATCAGAGGCTTCATTGTCGGAGAGGGAAGAAACAACTGGGCAGGATTTGTTTAACTAGAAAAACGCCCTGAATATTTCAGGGCGTTTGGTATATGGTGAATTATGCTTCCAGCAATTGGGCTGCTTCCTCTTCTTGGACACCAGTCCTTTTTAGGAATAGAGTATATTGATCTTTAGGAATTTCATACAGATCGTATATCTCTCCATTAGCATTTAACTGCTCATAGATGTGCTTTCGGGTTTCGTTTGCCTTCACCACATAAGGCAGCTTTTCTGCAGCTTTGATTGAACGGATATTTACCTTCCTAATACGCATGAAAATGGTCTCAATCCCAATATCATAAAATAATTCCTGGAAGAAAGCATCCTTAGCCAAGGTATTGTATCCTTTGCCATGGAAAGGTTTCCCCAGCCAGGTACCTAAAAAGCCGGCTCCTTCTTGAATATCAAATAAATTGATCGTCCCAATTGGTGATCCCCACTCGTCAAGGATGGTCCTGGAGATTAATTCTCCTTGTTCTTCCGCTTCAATCGTTTGCTTTGTAATAAATACGAATTCTTCATATGAATGTGCCTTTTGGCGCACAAAAGGGAAGACCTCCGGATGCGCCATCAGCTCAAATAATTCATGGCAATCATGAAGATCGCGTTTCTTGAGCATATTGTATCCCTCCACGCAGGGCAGTCCTATTCCGTGCGAATGTAACTGCACGGCCACCCTCGAAATTTTTTGAAGTTGCTAAAAAATTTCGGGGTGGGAATCGAACCCACTAGAACCAGGATACTGGTGGCGCACCATTTGCCTTCCCTAATCACTTTGCTTTATGAAATTATATTTCCAAAGAGTATAATACAGGATATTTTTAAAAAAGAAAATAGGTTTTTTACTCTTTTTTTCTGTGTTTTTTTGCCAAAAATCTACACCGGTTTTCGACTAAATCCGATAAACGACTTTGCCATTAATCATTGTCCATATGGGCTTTGCATTAAAGTGGAATGGATGGTGATTCCAAAGAACTAAATCAGCATCTTTTCCAGGCTCGATGCTGCCGACACGGTCATCAACCCGCAGGTTCCTTGCTGGCAAAATTGTGATCCCCTCGAGTGCTTTTTGTTCCGTTAATCCTTCCCTCACCGCGATAGCCGCACAAAGATTTAAATATTGGATTGGGGTGTATGGGTGATCAGTCGTCACTGATACTTCAACCCCATGGTCAGTCAGTTCCTGATAAGTTTTCCAACTCTTATTCTTAAGCTCCACTTTCGAACGGCGGGTGAGTGTTGGACCTACTGATACTTTTAAATTCAGGCCAGACAATTCTTCTGCAATCAAATGACCTTCGGTACAGTGCTCAATGCGTAAATCCAGATTGAATTCCTCGGCAAATCTGATCGCAGACATAATATCATCTGCTCTATGGGCGTGAATTCTTACAGGTATTTCCCGGTTCAATGCTTTAATGATCGGTTTAACTCGAAGGGACTCATGATTTTCAGCATTCATCGCCTCGTAAAAAGCTTCCCTCAGCATTCCCATGATTCCCATGCGTGTAATGGAATCTTTATTCCCCATACTGTGAATCCGTTTCGGGTTTTCACCGAGGGCAATTTTTAGTCCTGCTGTTTCCTGGATGATCATATTCTTAACATTTTTTCCAGCGGTTTTAATGACAGATGTCGTTCCTCCGATAACATTCGCGCTTCCTGGCATAACATGTGCAGTAGTTATACCATATTTAAGGGCATCGCTAAATGCAGGATCGAGAGGGTAAACCCCGTCAATTGCCCTGACATGGGGACTCATCGGCTCTATTGTTTCGTTGGCATCATTGCCAGCCCATCCTGTACCTTCATCATAAAGACCGAGGTGAGTATGGACATCTATGAAGCCTGGGAGCAAAAAATTATTTTTACAATCAATAACCTCATACCCAGGTTGAATCGTCATTTCAGCTTCAATTTTTATTATTTTTCCTTCCTTTATGAGAACATCACAATTTGGTCTCGGCTCAGAGGTGATTGGCATTACTTTGGCGTTCTTAAGTAAAATCTCGTTCATTTTCCATCCTATCCTGTCATTATTTTCTTGTACAATGGCTAGAATTAAAGGGGTAAGTCATTCTGTTCCTCCTAATAGGGGACCCTTAATTTTCATTATAATGAAAAAGTTCATCGAAAATGAATCTTTTTTCCTGCTTTTCCG belongs to Mesobacillus subterraneus and includes:
- a CDS encoding YncE family protein, whose translation is MKWIYLIAATTFTVLLSACTFESFEPVQKDSSIISTINIKEMTISFYDMDKEEKLPDWNVDRPYIGGLILPDKDTILLYGKALDTADLYSLSKGKKMESWKTGEGIVNALLVGEGSQIAFADQERDSVRFFDIDGTEEDEVKVEKEPLTLLEAENKLYAISYNQEMLSIVDLENKERLPGFEIHPAAAGALMGREKDELWIGGHGKGSEVEELIHIYDLKDGRLIKEISAPVMPVDFTKNDDDIFVLSHGSNMLYKLAKDGTKKGSLKVGANPFEIDFFTDKLIVAGYDSNELYIIDPESLTIEKTLQVGNGPFQIVTRER
- a CDS encoding winged helix-turn-helix domain-containing protein, encoding MLKEKLSRLPSRSLSCLFFLLSTRDRPLAGSSFLNLFGGMDYHGSLRTVDTHIKTLRMKLGTGDYIQTIWGVGYKFEVPAT
- a CDS encoding sensor histidine kinase, yielding MISFSDSLFKKLWLTVTATIFVTVLYSFFLSYLFYEKLYVDIVEESLLEEGNRLASDYTGGPLTHEMKQRVEWYNEKSESEVFLVSNPKELSACLPYSIDYETLIGKEERELLLKGEPVMKSGFEERFGRKILAVAIPLLDNNRLEGIIYLYVPLAKISELTVDFSFLWLIGGVLFIVIAAFLGFKMLHRLTRPLAAMKEAADRVSGGDYSARVNIQSDDEIGQLAKAFNHMSESVQKEDEKKREFLADVSHELRTPISYIKGYSEALETGVIKETAEKNKYLKLINRESGRMVKLVEDLLDLSRLDADEYRLIKNPFPLAQLMEDFIIKYGPALKEKNISLTLDLDPDVIIYGDEGRLEQIFQNIIDNAIRYTGSGGTISINLTKHVYGCKVEIEDSGTGIPEEDINKLTERFYRVNKARSRADGGTGLGLAIVDKLIKLHDGKMEIASELGKGTTIYLYFPAVEL
- a CDS encoding FixH family protein, with product MKRLLVLLMAVLLSLLAAACAKQEIEEEPQFLEVELTANPEKAQLNEEVTFEAKVTYGTEEVKDADEVKFEIWRSKAEEHEKIVVEHDENGIYRLKKSFNEEGTYYIMSHVTARRMHNMPKIEFVVGSPSEPEEAGDSSEMDMDMNEHDTEANEEEGH
- a CDS encoding CAP domain-containing protein; amino-acid sequence: MNKKMILTAFAAAALFAANPAMDKADASTIQSKVYYYQSGNVSNEQINSILQKYFKNYQFSWKQSQPTNTNVQEPVEKTALTPVQEPVKAPSPSPSPTPTPAPEQAKAPAQEPAAAPVSSAVSAYEQKVVELTNQERAKNGLKPLALDTELSKVAREKSRDMQSKGYFSHTSPTYGSPFDMMKKFGITYRSAGENIAMGQRTPEEVVQAWMNSSGHRANILNSSYTHIGVGHVATGNYWTQMFIGK
- a CDS encoding Hsp20/alpha crystallin family protein — translated: MFPWNLLPFDRNTQKKFLEMKPDEVENYVQQMMGKMLQPNMSGMLKPEEWLKGMQQQHAPDPVKPTTGLGAEMFETHDFVFLRIPLKEEAMLKQMKLFYTSNQVIIEHIPDISDKHTLVLPATVKRKGAAANYRDGVLELRLIKIVDMQFAEIDISQ
- a CDS encoding SDR family oxidoreductase, which encodes MENKTALITGGATGLGRRTALQLAAEGINVIINYRNSKLQAEQLAAELSEVFNTKNICVQGDITNYEDCEKIVSQALKEFTAIDIVIHNAGPYISDRKKMADYQIHEWTYLINGNLNAVFYLSSLLIPSMRKRKWGRIITVGFDRVESAPGWIYRSAFAAAKSGLASLTKTLALEEAENGITANMVCPGDITGEWKERAISESINARDSSVPVGRPGTGEDISRVISFLANDDSSFITGSVIPITGGKDVLGKALRENL
- a CDS encoding GNAT family N-acetyltransferase; its protein translation is MLKKRDLHDCHELFELMAHPEVFPFVRQKAHSYEEFVFITKQTIEAEEQGELISRTILDEWGSPIGTINLFDIQEGAGFLGTWLGKPFHGKGYNTLAKDAFFQELFYDIGIETIFMRIRKVNIRSIKAAEKLPYVVKANETRKHIYEQLNANGEIYDLYEIPKDQYTLFLKRTGVQEEEAAQLLEA
- a CDS encoding amidohydrolase, whose translation is MNEILLKNAKVMPITSEPRPNCDVLIKEGKIIKIEAEMTIQPGYEVIDCKNNFLLPGFIDVHTHLGLYDEGTGWAGNDANETIEPMSPHVRAIDGVYPLDPAFSDALKYGITTAHVMPGSANVIGGTTSVIKTAGKNVKNMIIQETAGLKIALGENPKRIHSMGNKDSITRMGIMGMLREAFYEAMNAENHESLRVKPIIKALNREIPVRIHAHRADDIMSAIRFAEEFNLDLRIEHCTEGHLIAEELSGLNLKVSVGPTLTRRSKVELKNKSWKTYQELTDHGVEVSVTTDHPYTPIQYLNLCAAIAVREGLTEQKALEGITILPARNLRVDDRVGSIEPGKDADLVLWNHHPFHFNAKPIWTMINGKVVYRI